Within the Catalinimonas niigatensis genome, the region AGGTTAAATTTTATCAATTTGACAACTTAGCCATTAGAAAGAAATATAAGAATCAGTTTTAGCATAATACCTGTAAAAACTAAGAATGTGTACGTTAACATTTTGCACATTTTTGCACTTTTTATTGAAATGCTTATTTGCAAACCCAATAATACTCCTCTGATTCTATATCAAGACTGGCGTCTTCCTCAACCTAGCAATTTTGGTTTTAATGAGATTTGACCATCATTTGACAAATTTCATAATTTTCAACTATCTTCAGCGCTATGCGCAACCTTGAGATATTATGGAGATTAGCTTAGATCAGATCAGTGTTTTGGTGGATGGACTGGATCATGTTGAAGGGATAGCCGTACATCCCGATGGGCATATATGGGCAGGGGGAGAGGCAGGACAAATCTACAAAATTGCAGCCGACGGATCTAAAGTAGAAGAAGTAGCCAATACCGGAGGTTTTGTGCTGGGTATTGCTTTTCATCCTACTGCTGAATGGCTGGCAATTTGTGATAACAAAAAGCATTGCGTCTGGAAATATGAACTCAGGACCGGAGAGCTTAGCAAATTTGCGGAAGGTGCTGAAAGCCATCGCTTCAATATCCCTAACTACCCGGTTTTTGATCAGCAGGGGAATTTATATGTAAGCGAAAGCGGGGCTTTCCGCCAGAAGATCGGCAAAATATTAAAGTTCAGTGCCGAGGGTAAACATGAAATCTGGCATACCGGGCCTTTTAACTTTGCCAATGGCCTGGCACTTTCTCCCGACGAGCAAACGTTGTATGTAGCCTGTACCTGGCTACCGGGGGTAGAACGCATTCAGATTCGGGAAGATGGTTCAGCGGGTGAACGCTCTGTCTTTGTGACCTTACCTCAGAGCTGCCCGGATGGTTTGGCTTTTGATGCTGAAGAAAATTTATATGTTTCCTGCTATGCGCCCAACAGAATTTATCAGGTAACAGCACAGCAGGAAGTCAGGCTGCTGATAGACGATTGGGAGGGACACACACTTTCTAATCCTACCAATATTGCTTTTGGAGGACCTCGTTTCGACCAGTTATACACTTCAAATCTGGGCAGGTATCATATTAACCAAATTGACTTTGGAGTCAAAGGTGCTACTTTAGCTTGTCATCAATATTATCAACAATAATCATAAATTTATGGAACACCAGGGCAGAACAGCCATTGTGACCGGCGGCAGCAAAGGAATAGGAGCTGCCAGTGTAGAAGTTTTCCTGCGCGAAGGCGCC harbors:
- a CDS encoding SMP-30/gluconolactonase/LRE family protein codes for the protein MEISLDQISVLVDGLDHVEGIAVHPDGHIWAGGEAGQIYKIAADGSKVEEVANTGGFVLGIAFHPTAEWLAICDNKKHCVWKYELRTGELSKFAEGAESHRFNIPNYPVFDQQGNLYVSESGAFRQKIGKILKFSAEGKHEIWHTGPFNFANGLALSPDEQTLYVACTWLPGVERIQIREDGSAGERSVFVTLPQSCPDGLAFDAEENLYVSCYAPNRIYQVTAQQEVRLLIDDWEGHTLSNPTNIAFGGPRFDQLYTSNLGRYHINQIDFGVKGATLACHQYYQQ